Genomic segment of Synchiropus splendidus isolate RoL2022-P1 chromosome 4, RoL_Sspl_1.0, whole genome shotgun sequence:
ttacaattaattaattacaacttattattatgattaactaattacaacaaaaacataattaaattgaattgaattgaacagtttgctctccagacaacagggaaccaaaagcaaacaaaagcatctgattgcttttgttgaggaatgtttttctctaacaatggccagggtttccactactctggatgtacttgaaattcttataaaattgaaatttttatacaaatattttcatgacattaaaagagctttagtttaaataaggtggtataaaaacttgaatatcgccaccatcgtgatttattgtgctattgtcaaactgatgtaaaataaacaatattttgttgtttaaatgtatgtatcggtCCATATGGGTCCAATTGaaggatgtggcttcttgtggcaaatattcttgtatgattaaactgcgattaattgggactaattaatcagaaattatccaaataataagattcttttttaaatcgaatcccacccaaaattattttataatatccacatcacagacactggcatctgtgatacagtattttccgattttcacttcttccatttgtttcagtttgccaaacaccaacctccctctacctttaaccaggacactgttcctgaactcctgcttctgctatcaactttggaacacagacctgactttacttgagctttttgtcatgtccatgttcagcacttttattttgttgttccccagttgtgtgtttttctgtttcctctcctgctttcctgcagcttcacagctacacagctgggaccaattttgcaatcaaacctcgctgatttcaacaccttggctccagactgtgttggcagaaggtcacttcacatccacaggtaatgatcttcctcttgtgccattgctttcctatgtgattgatagatttggcttgtgtgtgcgtgtttattGTCTGCTCCCTTCTTAGTAGTGATGGCGGGATGAAGCCCCGTGAATGTATCGAGTCTTTTGGGCCAATTGCTTAACCAAAAGGCTGATCAGTCGAGGCCTCATTTAATAGCTCATTGCTGACATCTGTTGGTCATTGGATGTAACCCAGATGTTATGTGGTTAACTGTCCGTTGATTTGTCAGTTGTATGTTCAGTTACTTGATGTGCTTGTGTAACTTGgacatattcaatcattttcactgtgttgggGCTCAGTCGATTCCTTTTTTTGGATATGATTTCCCATGCCTTTGAGAAAATCTTCTCgcagggagagaagcaggcgtgcaaaggaaccaaattgccaactggtaaaggtgtggatatgtggttttgtggtccttccaaaacaacagtgggtcctcatttcttgaaatgtatttttggatgaggtaccgttgcacttccacaatagcctcagcttcagcattggaCACGCCCCGACTCTCATTTACCGACGTGTCAAATAGACTCCACAGGTTCCCACcacctaaaaaaaagacagcacttcatgatagtattatagtaaacatgaaaacagatataaaatgttgattgtgctgccgcattttcatccttcacttgaGGCCTTTGTGGAGGAATTGATGGCAGAGAGATTATGTTGGCGCACTCAGTTTTCAGTCTTTCTACGGCCTCATTTGCTCTCAACTCACTGTGGAATCCAAGTACTTTCAACCGTGGATCcagcagtgttgccagtgtcattacactggcagtctctagtttggccagatgatccctcagccttacttttaaaatgtctgtcaacatttttggtgtttctgtggtCACATTAGAAGCTTCGCAGTTCACTGCATGCAGAAGCATTTTCATCTGTGGTATCACTTTAGACCCGACACCCGTTTCTCCTCTAACAGCTTAACAGTGGCCTGGTGGAATGGGCCAAGCACTTTAATgatttcttcaattgttttgaagtcactggATGTGAGTTGTGACAGTAAAGCAAGGGCAGCCCCCATGGCTTCCCGCTGCTCAAAGACACGCTGGAGCATAAGCAGTGTGCTGTTCCAGCGTGTTTCTACCTCCATTAGCAACTTATGTTTTGGTCTTCCCATGGACTCTTGCATGTGGCCAAGGCGTTCTTTAACAGTTGTGGAGGTCCGGAAGTAGGCCACAATTTTTCtggtttttgctcttatttcagaCAATATGGGGACCTGGTCAAATGACTTTCGCACAATCAAATTAAGGGAATGTGCAACACATATGCTTTGCCTTACAccaagagtgtgtgcacaggctaTCATATTGGATGCCGCATCTGTGACCAGGCATTTGACCTAATCTTTTATtccccattctgccataatttttgtctttgcctgggctaagttctctgctgtgtggctctgtggaaagtGTTCCACTCCCAGCAGGATGGTGTTCAGAGTGTCCTCCTCAGTAATAAAGTGACACGTCACACCAAGATAGGCCTCCATGTCCATAGAGGTCCAcatgtctgcagtcagactgcaagctttagctttctggacctcttcttttgccttctgcatTTCGGCATGGAATCTCTCCTCGACCATTGCCTTTAgagcctggaaaataaaataaacaataatgcctCAGATTTATATAGCGCTTTTCATGACACTCAAAGCACCTCAGAGTTCATTCACACGAGGCGAGGGAGATTAGGTCTAACCCAATGACACTATGAAAGCAACTTGGTGGGAGCGGGATTTGAACCGCCAACCCTGCAGTCATTGGACAACCTGCTCAACCACCTGATCTACTGCTGCCCACTACTATGGCACCTGTCATTTACCATACAACAAACAGCATAAATTATGGATATACAATACTCACCTGTCTAGTTGGAATAATATAGGTAGGCtcgaggagatccaggaggctcctaaatccctgatcttccaccagtgtgaaaggctgggaatccttcacaaccatggcaaccgaagcctgatccacagcatgtttcctggtacctacacagacacattacattcgatcatgttgttatgtttcggccacagtgagggacatggcattttaaatgattgtggGTTATTACTTGGCGCGGGTTGTGcacgttcattttcattcaaggctcggtactgcctcaacatgcatgtggtgttgtttgtgtaacTCAGCTCCTTCGAGAAGAGCAAGCACTTCACCTGAAACCAAAAGATTGTTTGAAGAATGAGTGTTGGGGGtgtgggggttaaaatttctatctacatatatgttataatgtattattattatatcatgtgtCACAAACATAGTGTACAGAAGGCTCCCTTTAAGATGACGTCACACGTTGCGTGGCAGTTTTGACATGCGCAGTAGTGGTTGAAGTTCGCTCTGAGAGTAGTTGGCTGCCGCTCGTCCTCCTGGGTTTTTTGTCTTAAGTTCCAAGTACATGACCAaagtaagtgtttgttttcaccatagTTGCCTTTCAGTGTTTGGTTAGTCCGTAGTTGTGTGCGTTGCCTTGTGTGCATTtgatatagtagtagtagtccgtCGTCGACGAAGGACGCTCCAGCAATTAGCCACCGCCCTTTGCGGCGTGTTAAGTGGTCACGTGATCCAATGGACCGTGTGCGGGTAGTGGCGTTTGTCCACCACACGATGGTGCCCGTTCCCACGGAATGAGAATCggtttctttgacatgttttgtccattAAGGTGTGACcattgtattgtaatttgtataattttgtataattgtcttctgtgtgttatttcacagaaactatatatatatatatacatatatatatatatatatatatatatatatatatcaagaacttggacaaataaaccacacagtttacacatctcttgaactcctgtgctctgaccggccaaccatcgtggattctttatcagttatccgaaccagcatcatcatcgtcctcctccttcctccgccGGATAAAGAATCTACGATGGACCCTAGAGAGATGTACCCGGACGTGCGGCCAAAGCGAAGACCACAACGTCCAGCGAGATTCCAGGACTTCCAAGTGGACTACATTGGCAGTCGGCAAGAAGACCGTCCTCCACCAGGCAAGCCTACACCTCAATCATGGGAGACCCCAACCCAGAGGAGACAAGTATCACCGCCTTACTACGGACGCTACCATGAGGATGCGGCTCATTATGAGATGCCTCCGCTTGCTTCAGTTCGCTTCCAGGACAGTGAGCTTTACAGCGATTTGTCAGCTTCTCCAGACTGGGACCCACATTACGAAGGAAGAAGTAGCTATGACGAGAGCTCCCGACTATATCATACCCAAAGAGCCTTCGAATCAGGTCTGAAGGAGCTACATGAGACAcaaaaggagatgaaagaaCTACTGGATGTAACCCGTTCCTTGCATGCCGTTATGGGTCAACCTGGAAAGCATGCAGGGAAGAGTAACAGCTTTGAACTATcagtagaggaggatgaaggagactgGCCTGAACCTCCACCCTGGCCTGAAACCAACTGTAGACCTTCGTCACAGCATGCAAAACCTGAATATTGATGCACATCAGATTCGGCCCCTCCCAGCTCCACCCGCAAATGACTGTGCATCCAGCACCTATGTTCAACACCAGTCTCAGCAGCCCGTCCACAGTtttgcccctcctcctccagtagaTCAGGTCTACAgaggacccccccccccaacaattCCAAAATTCATCCAACCAGACCCCAGTGAGTTCTCTCGACTACATATTGCTCTGGAGAACCTACTTCCTCCAACAGCCTCTGAGCTCTTCAACTATCAAGTTCTGCTCGACCATCTGAAGCTGGAAGAAGCCAAGCTGATTGCGGACGCCTACTTGAATTCCCCAAACCCCTACACTGAGATCATGGCAGCTCTCCATGACAAGTTTGGACAACCTCACCAGCTGGCACTTCGGACAATAGCCACAGTTCTTGAAGCTCCAGAAGTCAGGTGTGGAGATAGCACAGCCTTTCAGAAGTTTTCCCTCCAGATTCAGTCCTTGGTGGGTCTTCTACAGACACTAGGTTCAGAAGGGGAAGTTGAACTCAAGTGTGGTTCTCACGTTGCTAGGCTGTTGAGTAAGCTTCCCCCAGAACTGCGGGCAGACTTTCGCCGACACCATTACAATTCCATAACTAGTCACACCTTGACTGACTTAGCTGAGTGGCTTCGGTATGAATCCTGGTGTCAGGGATATGATAGTCATGTCGCTGTGCGTAGTGGTAAGGAGAGGTTCACCACCAAAGGGGAGGGTCGTGCAGGAAGGCAGACAGTAACTGTTTTACACGAAAAGGACAATGAAAGGACAATGCTGCTCgcagaagcagcaaaatgtcTGAACATGAACGGCAGTCCAGAAAACCTCCCTCTCCGAACAGTTCGCCACGATGTCCAGGTATTGCATGGACAAACTGTGTCATTCCAAGTTTCCTCAGTGGATCGTCCATCCATACAGCTAACAACCTCAGCCTTGCCCCATACACCTATCCAATGGAACGTCTCCAACGGAAGTTTAAGCACATGCATGGT
This window contains:
- the LOC128758049 gene encoding uncharacterized protein LOC128758049, with protein sequence MLVQRLSEVKCLLFSKELSYTNNTTCMLRQYRALNENERAQPAPSTRKHAVDQASVAMVVKDSQPFTLVEDQGFRSLLDLLEPTYIIPTRQALKAMVEERFHAEMQKAKEEVQKAKACSLTADMWTSMDMEAYLGVTCHFITEEDTLNTILLGVEHFPQSHTAENLAQAKTKIMAEWGIKD